Sequence from the Plectropomus leopardus isolate mb unplaced genomic scaffold, YSFRI_Pleo_2.0 unplaced_scaffold93670, whole genome shotgun sequence genome:
TCAGCGCGCCATGACTGTGATCTGCTCAGGGAGCAGTTTGAGGAGGAGCAAGAGGCCAAGGGTGAGCTGCAGCGAGGAATGTCCAAGGCCAACAGCGAGGTGTCTCAGTGGAGAAGCAAATATGAGACTGATGCTATTCAGCGCactgaggagctggaggaggccaAGTATGAAAAGCCTTTTTACTGTTCATAAAACACAAGTAAATACACCCTACATGTAGGGTAAGGGATTTTCCTTGTGTAAGTATGCAAGCAAAAGTAAGACCTTCCTTTTTCT
This genomic interval carries:
- the LOC121940753 gene encoding myosin heavy chain, fast skeletal muscle-like is translated as EFARQLEEKEALVSQLTRGKQAFTQQIEELKRHVEEELKAKNALAHAVQSARHDCDLLREQFEEEQEAKGELQRGMSKANSEVSQWRSKYETDAIQRTEELEEAKKKLA